A genome region from Pleurocapsa minor HA4230-MV1 includes the following:
- the cadA gene encoding cadmium-translocating P-type ATPase → MSGKHSSGCCSHHESHDHSHEHGGFDLRRELIPLSIAVALFLIGLIFNQPLHDTPGAIAEYVVLIPAYLISGWTVLTSAGRNILRGKIFDENFLMTIATLGAIAIHELPEGVAVMLFFQIGELFQGFAVGRSRRSIKSLLEVRPDKANLVIDGVIREVAPEKVEVGNTIIIKPGEKVPLDGEILSGSSQVDTSALTGESVPRTVREGETILAGAINQTGSLTVKVTKLFAESSIAKILDLVENASSKKAPTEKFITRFARYYTPIVVFLSLAVAILPPLFIPGATSEQWVYRALVLLVISCPCGLVISIPLGYFGGVGGAAKRGILVKGSTFLDALTDVKTVIFDKTGTLTEGVFQVTQISPYNGYSKTEILTVAAIAESQSNHPVARSIMEAYDGAIAESDVTDYEEIPGHGISAKVREMSVLAGNDRLLHRANIEHDTCNVSGTVVHLAIDGKYAGYILIADRIKEDAQEAIAQLKQVGVTQTVMLTGDNRVVAQNVADKLGLDTYKAELLPEEKVEAIEQYLRKSDKKSKVAFVGDGINDAPVIARADVGIAMGALGSDAAIETADVVLMTDAPSKVTEAIGVARKTHSIVWQNIILAMVVKALFILLGAVGIATLWEAVFADVGVALLAILNASRVLK, encoded by the coding sequence ATGTCAGGTAAACATTCTTCTGGTTGCTGCTCTCATCATGAAAGCCATGACCACAGCCACGAACACGGGGGGTTCGATTTACGACGAGAACTTATACCCTTAAGTATTGCGGTCGCTTTATTTCTCATTGGATTAATTTTCAACCAACCCTTGCACGATACACCTGGAGCGATCGCGGAGTATGTAGTTTTAATTCCTGCTTATTTAATCAGTGGCTGGACTGTTTTAACTAGTGCGGGGCGTAATATTCTGCGGGGTAAAATCTTTGATGAAAACTTCTTAATGACCATTGCTACCTTGGGTGCGATCGCGATTCACGAATTGCCCGAAGGTGTAGCGGTAATGCTGTTTTTCCAGATCGGAGAATTGTTTCAAGGTTTTGCGGTTGGGCGATCGCGTCGTTCGATTAAGTCATTGTTAGAAGTACGTCCAGATAAAGCAAATTTAGTTATTGATGGGGTAATTAGAGAAGTTGCGCCAGAGAAAGTAGAAGTCGGAAATACTATCATTATCAAACCAGGAGAGAAAGTACCTTTAGATGGGGAGATTTTATCGGGAAGTTCTCAAGTAGATACTTCCGCACTTACAGGGGAATCTGTACCCCGCACGGTAAGAGAAGGAGAGACAATTTTAGCAGGTGCGATTAACCAAACGGGTAGTTTAACTGTCAAAGTTACCAAGCTGTTCGCCGAATCCTCCATCGCTAAAATTTTAGATTTGGTAGAAAACGCCAGTAGTAAAAAAGCCCCGACAGAAAAATTTATTACTCGCTTTGCCCGTTATTACACCCCTATAGTAGTTTTCCTCTCTCTAGCAGTTGCTATCTTACCGCCCTTATTCATTCCTGGTGCAACCAGCGAACAGTGGGTTTATCGAGCATTAGTATTATTAGTTATTTCTTGTCCCTGCGGATTAGTGATTAGTATTCCCCTGGGTTACTTTGGTGGCGTTGGCGGTGCAGCTAAAAGAGGTATTTTGGTTAAAGGTTCGACTTTTTTAGATGCTTTAACCGATGTTAAAACGGTTATTTTTGATAAAACTGGAACTTTAACTGAAGGGGTCTTTCAAGTTACTCAAATATCCCCTTATAACGGCTATAGCAAAACAGAAATACTTACTGTTGCTGCGATCGCCGAATCTCAATCCAATCACCCCGTAGCGCGATCGATTATGGAGGCTTACGATGGTGCGATCGCCGAATCTGATGTCACTGATTATGAAGAAATACCAGGACACGGTATTAGTGCCAAAGTCAGAGAGATGTCAGTTTTAGCAGGAAACGATCGCCTCTTGCATCGAGCCAATATCGAGCATGACACCTGCAATGTGTCAGGTACAGTAGTTCATTTGGCAATAGACGGTAAATATGCAGGATATATCTTAATTGCCGACAGAATTAAGGAAGATGCTCAAGAAGCGATCGCCCAATTAAAACAAGTAGGGGTAACTCAAACTGTAATGCTGACGGGAGATAACCGAGTTGTGGCTCAAAATGTTGCCGATAAACTCGGTTTGGATACCTATAAAGCCGAATTACTACCAGAAGAAAAGGTAGAAGCGATCGAGCAGTATCTTCGTAAGTCAGATAAAAAAAGTAAAGTGGCTTTTGTCGGAGACGGGATTAATGACGCACCCGTAATTGCTAGAGCCGATGTGGGAATAGCGATGGGTGCTTTAGGTTCGGATGCAGCGATTGAAACTGCTGACGTAGTACTAATGACTGATGCCCCGTCAAAAGTAACAGAAGCAATAGGTGTTGCTCGTAAAACTCACTCGATTGTCTGGCAGAATATCATTCTGGCAATGGTAGTCAAAGCCCTGTTTATCTTACTAGGAGCAGTTGGCATAGCAACTCTTTGGGAAGCGGTGTTTGCCGATGTGGGAGTAGCACTGTTAGCGATTCTTAATGCCAGTCGGGTTTTGAAATAG
- a CDS encoding vitamin K epoxide reductase family protein produces MIRRHQRSIPWIYRYYRPIMAGIATIGAVGTGYLTVVKLTEGAAACPTGGCDVVLSSPYATVFGLPLTLFGFLGYLSMIIFAIAPLLLTSPEKKQLRASLKRWTSWFLFLGGTAMVVFSSYLMYLLAFVIKALCIYCIASALFSACLFILSIIGRDWEDLGQLLFTGVMVTILVLVGTLGVYANVNNPRVETTNGYAISTTSGAAELDLAQHLKQIDAKMYGAFTCPHCQNQKQLFGKDAAAQLNYIECHPQGENSQTDLCMKANIQGFPTWEIKGKMYQGEKTLAELADLSGYQGERHFKNSSEEGH; encoded by the coding sequence ATGATACGTCGTCATCAGCGTTCTATTCCTTGGATTTATCGCTATTATCGTCCAATTATGGCAGGAATAGCTACTATTGGTGCGGTAGGAACAGGTTATTTAACAGTAGTTAAACTAACCGAAGGAGCAGCAGCTTGTCCTACAGGAGGTTGCGATGTCGTGCTATCGAGTCCTTATGCCACTGTTTTTGGTTTACCCTTGACTCTATTTGGTTTTTTAGGCTATTTGAGCATGATTATCTTTGCCATTGCGCCTTTGTTGCTCACTTCTCCAGAGAAAAAGCAACTACGCGCCAGTTTGAAGCGGTGGACGAGTTGGTTTCTGTTTCTGGGTGGAACGGCAATGGTAGTGTTTAGTAGTTATTTAATGTATTTACTTGCCTTTGTCATCAAAGCTCTTTGTATTTACTGTATTGCTTCGGCTTTGTTTTCAGCTTGTCTGTTTATTTTGTCCATTATTGGTCGCGATTGGGAAGATCTCGGACAACTTTTGTTTACGGGAGTTATGGTAACGATCTTAGTTTTGGTAGGAACACTAGGCGTTTATGCCAATGTCAATAATCCTCGTGTTGAAACTACCAACGGCTATGCTATTTCTACTACTTCTGGTGCTGCGGAACTCGATCTAGCACAACATTTAAAGCAAATTGATGCAAAAATGTATGGGGCTTTTACCTGTCCTCATTGTCAGAATCAAAAACAGTTATTTGGTAAAGATGCAGCAGCCCAATTGAATTATATTGAGTGCCATCCCCAGGGAGAAAATTCCCAAACTGACCTTTGTATGAAAGCGAATATTCAAGGTTTTCCTACCTGGGAAATTAAAGGAAAAATGTATCAAGGAGAAAAAACTTTAGCAGAGTTAGCAGATTTATCTGGCTATCAGGGCGAGCGCCATTTTAAAAATAGTTCCGAAGAGGGACATTAG
- a CDS encoding YnfA family protein, translating to MLFFVIAGLCEIGGGYLVWLWLREGKSIWLALIGVAILGLYGAVPTLQPTNFGRAYAAYGGVFIVLSISWGWLIDRIRPDKFDLLGGWIILLGVLVMMYAPRN from the coding sequence ATGTTATTTTTCGTCATAGCTGGACTCTGCGAAATTGGTGGGGGTTATTTGGTCTGGCTATGGTTGCGAGAGGGAAAGAGTATTTGGCTAGCCCTAATCGGAGTTGCGATCCTGGGTTTATATGGCGCAGTTCCAACACTACAACCCACTAACTTTGGACGTGCCTATGCAGCATATGGTGGTGTTTTTATTGTGCTGTCTATCTCATGGGGCTGGCTGATCGATCGGATTAGACCTGATAAATTCGATCTGCTGGGTGGTTGGATTATATTACTAGGAGTGTTAGTCATGATGTATGCTCCCAGAAACTAA
- a CDS encoding tetratricopeptide repeat protein, translated as MHPLLPLPLKLSLVNRKQLMQVKLLIFKLVLLNGIVGVILPVNAHSPNETLEQWQADREFNQLLSQGKGLLDRGKLAEALSAYQHAASLERENPRVFSAIGYLQAVRGKFPAAASAFQKAIALESDNAYFYYGLAYSLASSQAHAEAANAYNQTIKLNPNLVNAHLGLAVVLLRQQNYDDALDAFVRVTTLAPDNTLVYRTMGTILLQKGQFTKAIEVLQRAAELAPSNSAIQLELGIAWLNLNNIPKAIAAFERAAEFNPEDGKIHFQIGRILQLEGNTESALAEYRKTASREPDLVAARKAIADILLEQQDYLMAIVEHRQVISLAPKDAKSYYHLGLALKERKRNQEAITAFQQALNLYKQQGNTKQVEEIKIILDDLRK; from the coding sequence ATGCATCCTCTTTTACCTTTACCTCTAAAATTATCCCTCGTTAATCGAAAACAACTAATGCAGGTGAAACTACTAATATTTAAGCTCGTTCTCTTAAATGGAATAGTCGGGGTAATTTTACCTGTTAATGCTCATTCACCTAATGAGACATTAGAACAATGGCAAGCAGATCGAGAATTTAATCAACTTTTAAGTCAAGGCAAAGGATTACTAGATCGGGGTAAACTGGCTGAGGCATTGAGTGCTTACCAACACGCAGCTAGTTTAGAACGAGAAAATCCACGGGTCTTTTCGGCAATCGGTTATTTACAAGCGGTTCGAGGTAAATTTCCCGCAGCAGCAAGTGCTTTCCAAAAAGCGATCGCTCTAGAAAGTGACAATGCTTATTTTTATTACGGACTGGCTTATAGCCTCGCTAGTTCTCAAGCTCATGCTGAAGCTGCCAATGCTTACAATCAAACCATCAAACTCAATCCGAATCTGGTAAATGCTCATTTAGGTTTGGCAGTGGTGCTGCTACGCCAACAAAACTACGATGATGCATTGGATGCTTTTGTAAGAGTAACTACCCTCGCACCAGATAATACCCTCGTCTATCGCACAATGGGAACAATTCTACTCCAGAAAGGACAGTTTACTAAGGCGATCGAAGTTTTACAGCGAGCAGCCGAACTTGCTCCCTCTAACAGTGCAATTCAACTTGAATTGGGAATTGCTTGGTTGAATCTAAACAATATCCCTAAAGCCATAGCAGCTTTTGAACGGGCTGCCGAGTTTAATCCTGAAGATGGCAAGATTCATTTTCAGATTGGCAGAATTCTTCAGCTAGAAGGCAATACAGAATCCGCGTTAGCCGAGTATCGTAAAACAGCAAGCCGAGAACCCGATCTTGTTGCAGCCAGAAAAGCGATCGCCGATATTCTTTTAGAACAGCAAGATTACCTAATGGCGATCGTCGAACATCGTCAGGTGATTTCCCTCGCCCCAAAGGATGCTAAGTCTTATTATCACCTCGGACTGGCATTAAAAGAAAGAAAACGTAATCAAGAAGCCATTACCGCCTTCCAACAAGCTTTAAACCTCTATAAACAGCAGGGTAATACCAAGCAAGTAGAAGAGATAAAAATTATTTTAGATGACTTACGAAAATAG
- a CDS encoding cation diffusion facilitator family transporter, producing MIPIKSDRYKKIPLEESKTQTLKLLWIVLCLRSGLFLAELITGFRVHSLSLIALSGHLFVDLIAIAIALVAAWLVEDSTQTKLLLKPQQIEAVAACVNSFILLAVAGSILWGITHNFQASASEAGLPMLAIGALGLTVKVINASLLYEESHHNLNVRGVFFHAIADGVSSFSLLIAALAIFYLNCLWADTAASLLVVVFMLVSAFSLLKDSLQALE from the coding sequence ATGATACCAATCAAGAGCGATCGCTATAAGAAAATACCTTTAGAAGAATCTAAAACTCAAACGCTGAAATTATTATGGATTGTTTTATGTCTGCGAAGCGGATTATTTTTAGCTGAGTTAATTACGGGATTTCGAGTACATAGTTTATCCCTAATCGCTTTATCTGGTCATCTTTTTGTCGATTTAATTGCGATCGCTATTGCTCTAGTTGCTGCTTGGTTAGTTGAAGATTCTACTCAAACTAAGTTACTACTAAAACCTCAGCAAATTGAAGCTGTAGCTGCCTGCGTTAATAGCTTTATTCTCTTAGCAGTGGCAGGATCGATTCTTTGGGGAATTACGCATAATTTCCAAGCTTCTGCCTCTGAAGCTGGTTTACCGATGTTGGCAATAGGAGCATTAGGACTGACCGTTAAAGTAATAAATGCCAGTTTACTTTACGAAGAAAGCCACCATAACTTGAACGTGCGGGGCGTATTTTTTCATGCGATCGCCGATGGTGTAAGTTCGTTTAGTTTGTTAATAGCAGCGTTAGCTATTTTTTATTTAAATTGTCTTTGGGCAGATACGGCAGCTAGTTTATTAGTAGTTGTTTTTATGCTGGTTAGTGCCTTTTCCCTACTTAAAGATAGTCTGCAAGCTCTCGAGTGA
- a CDS encoding DUF411 domain-containing protein, translating into MSKLLSKLSITSIAIASMVGGAIYLTSTQDKSVSNNSAIAQDTNTATLTSVWDKETEPAYSETTEMTVYRSPSCGCCGGWIEHAKQHGFKVKDIKTEDMEALKQKYKLPTEIASCHTTIIDGYVMEGHIPVDDIKRFLTQKPELAGLAVPGMPIGTPGMESQNIKQPFQVLAFNDKGEVEIFKEYQSY; encoded by the coding sequence ATGTCAAAACTCTTATCTAAACTAAGTATCACTTCAATTGCCATTGCCTCTATGGTTGGAGGAGCAATTTATTTAACTTCGACTCAAGATAAAAGTGTCAGTAACAATAGTGCGATCGCTCAAGATACCAATACAGCTACTCTCACTAGCGTTTGGGACAAAGAAACCGAACCAGCTTATTCAGAAACGACAGAAATGACCGTGTATCGCAGTCCCTCTTGTGGCTGTTGTGGAGGATGGATCGAACACGCGAAACAGCATGGTTTTAAAGTTAAAGATATTAAAACTGAGGATATGGAAGCTTTAAAGCAAAAATACAAGCTTCCAACCGAAATAGCCTCCTGTCATACAACCATTATTGATGGGTATGTTATGGAAGGACATATTCCCGTCGATGACATTAAACGTTTTCTCACTCAAAAACCCGAATTAGCTGGTTTAGCCGTACCTGGAATGCCTATAGGAACACCAGGAATGGAATCACAAAATATCAAGCAACCATTTCAAGTCTTGGCGTTTAACGACAAGGGAGAAGTCGAAATATTTAAGGAATATCAATCTTACTAA